In Grus americana isolate bGruAme1 chromosome 19, bGruAme1.mat, whole genome shotgun sequence, the following are encoded in one genomic region:
- the CPD gene encoding carboxypeptidase D has product MASAARGLGRRRRLLLPLLCALLLGPARAAHIKKAEAAAAAAPDEALRYLHSTELGEALRALADAAPPGLARLFSIGESVEGRPLWVLRLTAGLGPERAGEEPGGAALPGRPQVKLVGNMHGDEPLARPLLLRLAQELVRGWAGGEERIGRLLNTTDLYLLPSLNPDGFERAHEGDCGGGAEGGRENSRGRDLNRSFPDQFGAAEPDLEPVPEVRALIAWMRRNKFLLSGNLHGGSVVASYPYDDSPMHKPTGVYSKSADDEVFKYLAKAYASHHPIMRTGKPNCPGEEGETFQDGITNGAQWYDVEGGMQDYNYVWANCFEITLELSCCKYPPTSELQQEWENNRDSLLAFIEKVHIGVKGFVKDAVTGAGLENATIVVAGIAHNVTAGKFGDYHRLLVPGTYNVTAVVMGYSPVTRENIEVKEGAATEVDFSLQPTVMPPALNITQFAATPAPVSTITPTPEQAEAPRPTSLHQPIQPVDFRHHHFSDMEIFLRRYANEYPNITRLYSVGKSVELRELYVMEISDNPGIHEAGEPEFKYIGNMHGNEVVGRELLLNLIEYLCKNFGTDPEVTDLVQSTRIHIMPSMNPDGYEKSQEGDRGGTVGRNNSNNYDLNRNFPDQFFHVADPPQPETLAVMTWLKTYPFVLSANLHGGSLVVNYPFDDDEQGVAIYSKSPDDSVFQELALSYSKENTKMYQGSPCKDMYPTEYFPHGITNGAQWYNVPGGMQDWNYLHTNCFEVTIELGCVKYPKAEELPKYWEQNRRSLLQFMKQVHRGVWGFVLDAMNGRGILNATISIADINHPVTTYKDGDYWRLLVRGTYKITASARGYNPVTKTVEVGSKGGLQVNFTLSRTDIKVEEGKVPVLNTPDTSDPSEKEFETLIKDLSAENGLERLLLTSSGDVSPYRYRPYKDLSEFLRGLYLNYPHITNLTSLGQSVEFRQIWSLEISNKPNQSEPEEPKIRFVAGIHGNAPVGTELLLALAEFLCMNYKKNAAVTKLIDRTRIVIVPSLNPDGREIAQERGCTSKIGQTNAHGRDLDTDFTSNYSRYSGTREPETKAIIENLILKQDFSLSVALDGGSLLVTYPYDKPAQTVENKETLKHLASLYANNHPLMHLGQPGCPNKSDENIPGGVIRGSEWHSHLGSMKDFSLMFGRCPEITVYTSCCYFPSAGQLPGLWADHRKSLLSMLVEVHKGVHGFVQDKNGKAISKATIVLNEGLRVYTKEGGYFHVLLAPGLHNINAIADGYQQKHVKVFVRHDAPNSVFIVFDTENRVFGLPRELVVTVAGASMSALVLTACIIWCVCSIKSNRHKDGFHRLRQHHDDYEDEIRMMSTGSKKSLLSHEFQDETDTEEETLYSSKH; this is encoded by the exons ATGGCGAGCGCGGCGCGGGGGCTCGGCCGGCGTCGGCGGCTGCTGCTCCCGCTCCTCTGCGCGCTGCTGCTGGGCCCGGCCCGCGCAGCCCACATCAAGAaggcggaggcggcggccgcTGCGGCTCCCGACGAAGCGCTGCGGTACCTGCACTCGACCGAGCTGGGCGAGGCGCTGCGGGCGCTGGCGGACGCGGCCCCCCCGGGCCTGGCGCGGCTCTTTAGCATCGGCGAGTCGGTGGAGGGGCGGCCGCTGTGGGTGCTGCGCCTGACGGCGGGCCTGGGGCCGGAGCGGGCCGGCGAGGAGCCCGGCGGCGCGGCCCTGCCCGGCCGGCCGCAGGTGAAGCTGGTGGGGAACATGCACGGGGACGAGCCGCTGGCGCGGCCGCTGCTGCTCCGCCTGGCCCAGGAGCTGGTGCGGGGCTGGGCCGGCGGCGAGGAGCGCATCGGCCGCCTGCTCAACACCACCGACCTCTACCTGCTGCCCAGCCTCAACCCCGACGGCTTCGAGCGCGCACACGAGGGCGActgcggcggcggcgcggaggGCGGCCGGGAGAACAGCCGCGGCCGCGACCTCAACCGCAGCTTCCCCGACCAGTTCGGGGCCGCCGAGCCCGACCTGGAGCCCGTGCCCGAGGTCCGAGCCCTCATCGCCTGGATGCGCCGCAACAA GTTTCTGCTCTCTGGCAATCTTCATGGCGGCTCAGTGGTTGCAAGCTATCCCTACGATGACTCTCCCATGCATAAGCCCACAGGAGTCTACAGTAAATCAGCTGATGACGAAGTGTTCAAATATTTGGCAAAAGCTTACGCATCACATCACCCCATAATGAGAACTGGCAAACCCAATTGCCCTGGCGAGGAGGGAGAGACCTTCCAAGATGGTATCACAAATGGTGCCCAGTGGTATGATGTAGAAG GTGGGATGCAGGATTACAACTACGTGTGGGCCAACTGCTTTGAGATCACGTTGGAGCTGTCCTGCTGCAAATACCCGCCGACCTCTGAGCTTCAGCAGGAGTGGGAGAACAACCGGGACTCTCTCCTTGCTTTCATTGAGAAG GTCCACATCGGTGTGAAAGGCTTTGTCAAGGATGCAGTCACTGGAGCTGGCCTGGAGAATGCGACCATTGTAGTTGCCGGTATTGCTCATAATGTCACAGCAGGCAAATTTGGCGATTACCACCGACTGCTTGTGCCTGGGACCTACAACGTGACCGCAGTTGTAATGGG TTACTCACCGGTGACTAGAGAGAACATCGAGGTGAAGGAGGGAGCTGCAACAGAAGTGGATTTCTCCTTGCAGCCAACTGTAATGCCACCAGCTCTTAACATCACGCAGTTCGCAGCAACGCCTGCTCCTGTCTCTACCATCACCCCCACGCCTGAGCAGGCAGAGGCCCCCAGGCCAACTTCTCTCCATCAACCCATCCAACCTGTGGACTTCCGCCACCATCACTTCTCAGACATGGAGATCTTTCTGCGGCGATATGCCAACGAGTACCCCAACATAACCCGACTCTACTCCGTGGGCAAGTCGGTGGAGCTGCGAGAGCTCTATGTAATGGAGATCTCAGACAACCCTGGCATCCATGAAGCAG GCGAGCCAGAGTTCAAGTACATCGGTAACATGCATGGGAATGAAGTTGTGGGGCGAGAGCTGCTTCTAAACCTCATCGAGTACCTCTGCAAGAACTTTGGCACAGATCCTGAAGTGACTGACCTGGTCCAGAGCACACGGATCCACATCATGCCGTCCATGAACCCTGATGGCTATGAGAAATCCCAGGAAG GTGACAGAGGAGGTACCGTTGGcagaaataacagcaacaacTATGACCTGAACCGGAACTTCCCAGATCAGTTCTTCCATGTGGCAGATCCTCCACAGCCAGAAACTCTCGCTGTCATGACCTGGTTAAAGACTTACCCATTTGTGCTCTCAGCAAACCTGCATGGAG GTTCTCTGGTGGTTAATTACCCCTTTGATGATGATGAACAAGGAGTAGCCATATACAGTAAATCCCCAGACGATTCTGTGTTTCAGGAACTGGCACTTTCCTACTCCAAG GAAAATACAAAGATGTATCAGGGCAGCCCTTGTAAGGATATGTACCCCACTGAGTACTTCCCGCATGGCATCACTAATGGGGCTCAGTGGTACAACGTGCCAG GTGGGATGCAAGACTGGAATTACTTACATACAAACTGCTTTGAAGTGACCATTGAGTTGGGCTGTGTGAAATATCCAAAAGCTGAAGAGCTGCCAAAGTACTGGGAGCAGAACCGCCGATCTCTCCTCCAGTTTATGAAACAG GTTCACCGTGGCGTCTGGGGATTTGTGCTGGATGCTATGAATGGAAGGGGTATTCTCAACGCCACCATCAGCATTGCTGACATCAACCACCCAGTGACCACCTACAAGGATGGAGACTACTGGCGCCTCTTGGTCCGAGGGACGTACAAAATCACAGCATCTGCCCGAGG ATATAATCCGGTCACTAAGACAGTGGAAGTTGGCAGCAAAGGTGGGCTGCAGGTCAACTTCACTCTTTCACGGACAGACATCAAAgtggaggaggggaaggtgcCAGTCTTGAACACCCCAGACACCAGCGACCCCAGCGAGAAGGAGTTTGAGACCCTCATCAAAGACCTCTCTGCTGAGAACGGCCTGGAGCGCCTCCTGCTTACCTCCTCTGGGGATGTCTCTCCTTACCGGTACCGCCCTTACAAGGACCTCTCCGAGTTTCTCCGAGGCCTCTACCTGAACTACCCGCACATCACAAATCTCACCAG CTTGGGTCAGAGTGTTGAGTTCCGTCAGATCTGGTCCCTTGAAATCTCCAACAAGCCCAACCAGTCTGAGCCTGAGGAGCCAAAGATCCGCTTTGTTGCTGGTATTCATGGAAATGCTCCCGTTGGtacagagctgctcctggcactgGCGGAATTTCTTTGCATGAACTACAAGAAGAATGCTGCTGTTACAAAG ctgatCGACAGAACACGGATCGTGATTGTGCCTTCCCTGAATCCAGATGGACGTGAGATAGCGCAGGAGAGAGGCTGCACATCAAAGATAGGCCAGACTAATGCTCATGGCAGAGATCTGGACACAGACTTCACAA GCAATTACTCCCGATACTCGGGGACACGAGAGCCTGAGACCAAAGCCATCATAGAGAACTTGATATTGAAGCAGGATTTCAGCCTCTCTGTTGCGCTAGATGGAGGATCTCTGCTTGTCACTTACCCTTATGATAAGCCAGCGCAGACAG TGGAGAACAAAGAAACGCTGAAGCACTTGGCATCTCTGTATGCAAACAACCATCCGCTGATGCATTTGGGCCAGCCAGGCTGTCCAAATAAGTCGG ATGAAAATATTCCTGGTGGCGTGATTCGTGGCTCTGAATGGCACAGTCACTTAGGAAGTATGAAG GATTTCAGCCTTATGTTTGGTCGTTGTCCCGAGATCACCGTTTACACCAGCTGCTGTTACTTCCCAAGCGCAGGGCAGCTTCCTGGCCTGTGGGCAGACCACAGGAAATCTCTCCTTAGCATGCTCGTGGAG gTTCATAAGGGAGTCCATGGGTTTGTCCAAGACAAGAACGGCAAGGCAATTTCTAAAGCTACCATTGTTCTTAATGAAGGTTTGAGGGTCTATACTAAAGAAGGTGGCTATTTCCACGTGCTGTTGGCTCCAGGTCTGCATAACATCAACGCGATAGCTGATGGGTACCAGCAGAAACATGTCAAG GTCTTTGTACGTCATGATGCACCCAACTCCGTGTTCATCGTGTTTGACACGGAAAACAGGGTATTTGGGCTGCCAAGGGAGCTGGTTGTAACTGTTGCAG GTGCAAGTATGTCTGCTCTGGTCCTCACCGCCTGTATCATCTGGTGTGTCTGCTCGATTAAGTCCAACAGACACAAGGATGGCTTCCACCGCCTCCGGCAACACCATGATGATTATGAGGACGAAATCCGCATGATGTCCACGGGCTCAAAGAAGTCCCTCCTGAGCCATGAATTCCAGGATGAAACAGACACTGAAGAAGAAACATTGTACTCCAGCAAACACTGA
- the TMIGD1 gene encoding transmembrane and immunoglobulin domain-containing protein 1 isoform X1, which yields MAQRSSLAVPYEVPVLAVCFLACIATGLELSVNNHAADFYLSTPPVPSVSLSCLVGNSSQAEELLWYRGDGKVDLKDGNKVNVSNICVSPVTESDNRVTFTCRLARDKSVNVSVILDVQFPPGLTGEESLQIEEGKDVTLSCNAKSNPQALTTWYKNNTTLTLEQNRYQLYQTSEVSQLTIQKVQKSDNGTYTCVVKSSLGEGRKDFHLIVEDKKPVFPKEAVIAAVVVVTLTVLFGIVARKDKIFKCFKKSSETAL from the exons ATGGCGCAGAGAAGCAGCCTTGCAGTCCCCTACGAAGTTCCTGTCCTTGCCGTTTGCTTTTTGGCATGCATAGCCACAG GTTTGGAACTGTCTGTAAATAACCACGCTGCTGACTTCTATCTGTCTACACCACCTGTCCCTTCCGTCTCCCTCTCCTGCCTAGTAGGGAACAGCAGCCAGGCTGAGGAGCTGCTCTGGTACCGAGGAGATGGGAAAGTGGATCTGAAAGACGGGAATAAAGTGAACGTCAGTAACATCTGTGTATCCCCAGTCACTGAGTCCGACAACAGAGTCACCTTCACGTGCAGGCTGGCACGGGACAAGTCTGTCAACGTGTCTGTGATCCTGGATGTCCAGT TTCCTCCCGGGCTGACTGGAGAAGAGTCCCTCCAAATTGAAGAAGGCAAAGATGTTACTCTGAGCTGCAATGCCAAATCCAACCCTCAAGCCCTAACAACTTGGTATAAGAACAACACCACCTTGACCCTAGAGCAAAATCGTTACCAGCTGTACCAGACTAGCGAGGTCTCTCAGCTCACTATCCAGAAAGTACAGAAGTCTGACAACGGGACCTACACCTGTGTGGTGAAATCGAGtttgggagaggggagaaaggatTTCCACCTGATAGTTGAAG AtaaaaaacctgttttcccCAAGGAGGCTGTTATTGCTGCTGTCGTGGTGGTTACACTCACGGTACTTTTTGGAATTGTGGCTcgaaaagataaaatttttaaG tgcttCAAAAAATCAAGTGAAACAGCACTGTAA
- the TMIGD1 gene encoding transmembrane and immunoglobulin domain-containing protein 1 isoform X2 codes for MAQRSSLAVPYEVPVLAVCFLACIATGLELSVNNHAADFYLSTPPVPSVSLSCLVGNSSQAEELLWYRGDGKVDLKDGNKVNVSNICVSPVTESDNRVTFTCRLARDKSVNVSVILDVQFPPGLTGEESLQIEEGKDVTLSCNAKSNPQALTTWYKNNTTLTLEQNRYQLYQTSEVSQLTIQKVQKSDNGTYTCVVKSSLGEGRKDFHLIVEDKKPVFPKEAVIAAVVVVTLTVLFGIVARKDKIFKCFKKSSETAL; via the exons ATGGCGCAGAGAAGCAGCCTTGCAGTCCCCTACGAAGTTCCTGTCCTTGCCGTTTGCTTTTTGGCATGCATAGCCACAG GTTTGGAACTGTCTGTAAATAACCACGCTGCTGACTTCTATCTGTCTACACCACCTGTCCCTTCCGTCTCCCTCTCCTGCCTAGTAGGGAACAGCAGCCAGGCTGAGGAGCTGCTCTGGTACCGAGGAGATGGGAAAGTGGATCTGAAAGACGGGAATAAAGTGAACGTCAGTAACATCTGTGTATCCCCAGTCACTGAGTCCGACAACAGAGTCACCTTCACGTGCAGGCTGGCACGGGACAAGTCTGTCAACGTGTCTGTGATCCTGGATGTCCAGT TTCCTCCCGGGCTGACTGGAGAAGAGTCCCTCCAAATTGAAGAAGGCAAAGATGTTACTCTGAGCTGCAATGCCAAATCCAACCCTCAAGCCCTAACAACTTGGTATAAGAACAACACCACCTTGACCCTAGAGCAAAATCGTTACCAGCTGTACCAGACTAGCGAGGTCTCTCAGCTCACTATCCAGAAAGTACAGAAGTCTGACAACGGGACCTACACCTGTGTGGTGAAATCGAGtttgggagaggggagaaaggatTTCCACCTGATAGTTGAAG AtaaaaaacctgttttcccCAAGGAGGCTGTTATTGCTGCTGTCGTGGTGGTTACACTCACGGTACTTTTTGGAATTGTGGCTcgaaaagataaaatttttaaG tgcttCAAAAAATCAAGTGAAACAGCACT gTGA